The following are from one region of the Anaerolineae bacterium genome:
- the dat gene encoding D-amino-acid transaminase: protein MIVYFNGQYLPKQEAKISPDDRGFLFADGVYEVIRAYQGRLFQTDPHLQRLARSLRELQIGGPDPEIFREVAQQLLHHNQLGDSDALVYIQVTRGAAPRRHTFPGSHVSPTVYATATPFNPPREKMEQGIKIILTPDLRWTRCDIKSVSLLPNVLASQQAQESDAAEAVFVRDGALTEGTHTNFAAVRNGQLVTYPKSHYILGGITREVVLSLCANLNIPVKEFPLLEKDLPSAEEMMLLGTTSEIMPVVRVNDWPVGDGQPGPITQKLQQAFRRRVG from the coding sequence ATGATAGTTTATTTCAACGGCCAATATCTCCCCAAACAAGAAGCAAAGATCTCTCCCGATGACCGCGGCTTTCTATTTGCCGACGGCGTTTACGAGGTGATCCGCGCCTACCAGGGCCGCCTGTTCCAAACAGACCCGCACCTGCAACGCCTGGCCCGCAGCCTGCGCGAGTTACAAATAGGTGGACCGGACCCGGAGATTTTCAGAGAAGTCGCCCAGCAGTTACTTCATCACAACCAACTTGGAGATAGCGACGCCCTGGTCTACATCCAGGTAACGCGCGGCGCAGCTCCCCGCCGGCACACCTTCCCCGGCAGCCATGTTTCGCCAACGGTTTATGCCACGGCTACTCCTTTCAACCCACCCCGCGAAAAAATGGAGCAGGGCATCAAAATTATCCTTACGCCCGACCTGCGCTGGACGCGCTGCGATATTAAATCGGTTTCCCTGCTGCCCAACGTGCTGGCCAGCCAACAGGCCCAGGAGAGCGACGCAGCAGAAGCCGTTTTTGTGCGCGACGGCGCGCTGACCGAAGGCACCCACACCAACTTTGCCGCCGTGCGCAACGGGCAATTGGTCACTTATCCCAAAAGTCATTACATCCTGGGCGGCATCACCAGAGAAGTTGTTTTAAGCCTGTGCGCCAACCTGAACATTCCGGTTAAAGAATTTCCTCTTCTGGAAAAGGATTTGCCTTCCGCCGAAGAAATGATGCTCCTGGGCACCACGTCTGAAATAATGCCGGTAGTTCGGGTGAACGATTGGCCCGTAGGTGATGGCCAACCCGGCCCCATCACCCAAAAATTGCAGCAGGCTTTCCGCCGGAGAGTGGGTTAG
- a CDS encoding MBL fold metallo-hydrolase has product MSDEFLVIGSSSGQPTRRRFAPAYALTAAGKLFLLDCGAPVSTLLYRYNLDPADVQAVFLSHWHMDHIAGLGLFLTQNHLLKRPGPLNIYGPRGTRGKIRRLLADSFQSFEGLAYELNITNVKSGKRIKEALLRVTFFKTQHLESTAYKTNFGRKAVALGMVINGPGWRIVYSGDLGSPEELSPFMNGCDLLIHELAHHQPETVADFAATAKVPHVLISHIGPEFDETPARIIQAFKDRYPGKLTVAEDGTKVQLNEADQ; this is encoded by the coding sequence ATGTCTGATGAATTTTTGGTAATCGGTTCTTCATCGGGGCAGCCCACCCGGCGGCGTTTTGCCCCGGCCTACGCTTTGACTGCGGCGGGCAAGCTCTTTTTACTTGACTGCGGCGCGCCGGTGAGCACTCTGTTATATCGTTACAACCTGGACCCGGCCGACGTGCAGGCCGTGTTCCTGAGCCACTGGCACATGGACCACATTGCCGGCCTGGGTCTTTTTTTAACCCAAAATCATCTGCTTAAACGGCCCGGCCCGCTCAATATCTACGGGCCGCGCGGCACGCGCGGCAAAATCAGGCGGTTGTTGGCCGACTCCTTTCAATCATTCGAAGGGCTGGCCTACGAACTCAATATCACCAACGTTAAATCCGGCAAACGCATCAAAGAAGCCCTCCTTCGAGTTACCTTCTTCAAAACCCAACACCTGGAAAGCACCGCCTACAAAACCAACTTTGGGCGTAAGGCGGTTGCCCTGGGTATGGTGATCAACGGCCCGGGCTGGCGCATTGTTTACAGCGGCGATCTAGGCTCGCCGGAAGAACTCAGCCCCTTTATGAACGGTTGCGACCTGCTGATCCACGAACTGGCCCATCACCAACCCGAAACCGTGGCCGACTTTGCGGCTACGGCCAAAGTGCCTCACGTGCTCATTAGCCATATTGGGCCAGAATTTGACGAAACACCGGCCCGAATTATCCAAGCCTTTAAAGATCGTTACCCCGGCAAACTCACCGTGGCCGAAGACGGCACCAAAGTTCAACTGAATGAAGCTGATCAATGA
- a CDS encoding LysM peptidoglycan-binding domain-containing protein, which yields MNPISFKLTACMAGGLLFFSAGCGPIFQGEGGAIPIQEKETPVPDSTPQVVAAAATISPKDTAAQAPVLAKPAPPPTPTLEPMPIPVPDGPPYAYHTIAEGQTLSYIALLYNTTVEELVAMNHLAAPTALIQTGQLLRIPLQIKTIAPATPLLPDSEVVYGPGYVGFNITEFANSQGGYLATYYENVDGQELTGPQVVERVAQQFSVGPRLLLALLEHYGSWVTNLQPSAEQLRLPLGPRNPKGGSLYQALSFTANRVNAGYYGYKRDGFWVFQLADRNRAITPQGVNAGTVGVQNILAIHSDGETWPQELGPDGFAATYRALFGDPFAYAVEPVVPITLTQPPLSLPWSPGEGFYFSGAPHPAYADGSAWAAIDFGPPDVLGNCFYSRAPNTAAADGVIVIARQGEVQLDLDGDGYLQTGWVLLYLHLALDVDTPVQVGQHVSEGDVIGYASCEGGPSNSSHVHFARRYNGEWMDAGSPVPLVLSGWQVQPNLIPYEGFITNGVDVREACQCWDADRNLIVRTE from the coding sequence ATGAATCCCATATCCTTTAAGCTAACGGCCTGCATGGCGGGCGGATTGCTTTTTTTTAGCGCGGGCTGTGGCCCTATTTTCCAGGGGGAGGGGGGAGCGATCCCCATCCAGGAAAAGGAAACCCCTGTTCCGGATTCCACTCCCCAAGTGGTTGCGGCTGCCGCTACAATCAGCCCGAAAGATACCGCGGCGCAGGCCCCGGTTTTGGCTAAACCTGCGCCCCCGCCCACGCCAACCCTTGAACCAATGCCCATTCCCGTGCCAGACGGCCCACCTTATGCTTACCACACCATTGCCGAGGGTCAAACCTTAAGCTACATCGCCCTGCTGTATAATACCACCGTTGAAGAACTGGTGGCGATGAATCACCTGGCCGCGCCAACGGCGCTCATCCAAACGGGCCAATTGTTGCGCATCCCGTTGCAGATCAAAACCATTGCCCCGGCCACGCCGCTACTGCCCGATAGTGAGGTGGTGTACGGCCCCGGTTACGTTGGTTTTAATATAACCGAATTTGCCAACAGCCAGGGCGGTTATCTGGCCACTTACTATGAAAATGTAGACGGCCAGGAGTTGACCGGCCCCCAGGTGGTTGAGCGCGTGGCCCAGCAATTCAGCGTTGGCCCCCGCCTGCTGCTGGCTCTGCTGGAGCATTACGGCAGTTGGGTTACTAACCTGCAACCTTCAGCAGAACAGTTGCGCCTGCCGTTGGGGCCGCGCAATCCCAAGGGGGGCAGTCTTTACCAGGCTTTGAGCTTTACGGCCAATCGCGTTAACGCCGGTTATTACGGCTACAAACGCGACGGCTTTTGGGTGTTCCAATTGGCCGACCGCAACCGGGCCATTACCCCCCAGGGGGTCAATGCCGGCACCGTGGGCGTGCAAAACATCCTGGCCATTCACTCGGATGGGGAAACTTGGCCGCAGGAACTGGGGCCAGATGGTTTTGCGGCCACTTATCGGGCGCTCTTTGGCGACCCATTTGCCTATGCCGTGGAGCCGGTAGTGCCCATTACGCTCACCCAGCCGCCCCTCAGCCTGCCCTGGTCTCCCGGCGAAGGGTTCTACTTTAGCGGCGCGCCTCACCCCGCCTACGCCGACGGCAGCGCCTGGGCCGCCATTGACTTTGGCCCGCCCGATGTGTTGGGCAATTGTTTTTACTCTCGCGCGCCCAATACGGCAGCAGCGGATGGCGTAATTGTGATTGCGCGTCAGGGCGAAGTTCAACTTGACCTGGACGGCGACGGCTATCTGCAAACCGGCTGGGTGCTGTTGTATCTACACCTGGCCCTGGATGTTGACACGCCGGTGCAAGTAGGGCAACATGTAAGCGAGGGAGACGTGATTGGCTACGCCTCTTGCGAAGGGGGGCCGTCCAATTCCAGCCACGTCCACTTTGCCCGCCGCTACAACGGCGAGTGGATGGACGCGGGCAGCCCCGTGCCCCTCGTCCTGTCGGGCTGGCAGGTACAGCCCAACCTCATTCCTTACGAGGGTTTCATTACTAATGGGGTTGACGTCCGCGAGGCGTGCCAGTGTTGGGATGCCGACCGGAACTTAATTGTACGCACGGAGTGA
- the rsfS gene encoding ribosome silencing factor, with product MEYPSLLLTAEVVLEANELVHAVVDIIAGKKATNVLTLDMRNITLLADYYILCDATSSRQIRAISDELMEKLKWAGARLAVMEGTPESGWMLIDFGSVIVHIFSPEQRAYYQLEELWQDAPIMMRML from the coding sequence ATGGAGTATCCATCATTACTTTTAACAGCGGAGGTAGTTCTGGAAGCAAACGAATTAGTCCATGCCGTGGTAGACATTATTGCCGGCAAAAAAGCCACCAACGTTTTAACGTTGGATATGCGGAATATCACCTTGCTGGCGGACTATTACATTTTGTGCGATGCCACGTCGTCCCGGCAAATCAGGGCCATTAGTGATGAATTAATGGAGAAGCTCAAATGGGCCGGGGCCAGGCTGGCCGTAATGGAAGGCACGCCTGAATCTGGCTGGATGTTGATTGACTTTGGCTCGGTGATTGTCCACATCTTCTCGCCGGAACAGCGGGCTTATTATCAATTGGAAGAATTATGGCAAGATGCGCCAATAATGATGCGGATGTTATAG
- a CDS encoding zinc ribbon domain-containing protein → MVKKTVGYVRTEWTCPNCQTRNPGPQKTCTSCGMPQPDDVQFEQAAQEEIIKNEAEIAKAKAGPDIHCYYCGSRNPAGAATCSQCGADLREGKARDKGRILGARRTGPAPKITCSACGAENEANAPKCAQCGAPLTRPEPEARAVPAKPLRRPQNRLWAVIAGGVALLCCLAAIVFFILSARTSDINGTVQDVSWTRTIAIEALQPVEHADWRDSIPAEAIVGVCTQKVHHTQDNPAPNAKEVCGTPYSVDKGSGYAEVVQDCEYEVYEEWCKYTVDEWQKVDEVSLGGNNRNPQWPAEPVLSRNQRPGERVEQYKIIFNTEQGQYTYTTSSETEFQRYDLGSRWILKVNTFNAVMDTEPAR, encoded by the coding sequence ATGGTCAAAAAAACAGTAGGCTATGTCCGCACCGAATGGACCTGCCCCAATTGCCAAACCAGGAATCCCGGGCCGCAGAAAACTTGTACCAGTTGTGGCATGCCCCAGCCCGACGACGTGCAATTTGAGCAGGCCGCGCAGGAAGAGATTATCAAAAACGAAGCTGAAATTGCCAAAGCCAAAGCCGGCCCCGATATTCATTGCTACTACTGCGGGTCGCGCAACCCGGCCGGGGCCGCCACTTGCAGCCAGTGTGGGGCCGACCTGCGCGAGGGTAAGGCCAGAGATAAAGGCCGCATTTTAGGCGCGCGCCGCACCGGCCCGGCGCCAAAAATCACCTGTTCGGCCTGCGGCGCGGAGAACGAGGCCAACGCGCCCAAGTGCGCCCAATGTGGCGCCCCGTTGACCAGACCCGAACCTGAAGCCAGGGCAGTGCCGGCCAAACCCCTGCGCCGCCCGCAAAACAGGTTATGGGCCGTTATCGCCGGGGGAGTGGCCTTACTTTGCTGTCTCGCCGCCATTGTGTTTTTTATTCTGTCCGCCCGCACCAGCGACATCAACGGCACGGTGCAAGATGTCTCGTGGACTCGCACCATTGCCATTGAAGCCTTACAGCCGGTTGAACATGCAGATTGGCGTGACAGCATCCCGGCAGAGGCCATTGTGGGCGTTTGCACCCAAAAAGTGCATCACACCCAGGATAATCCCGCGCCCAACGCCAAAGAAGTCTGCGGCACACCCTACAGCGTAGACAAAGGCAGCGGCTATGCCGAGGTAGTGCAGGATTGTGAGTACGAGGTGTATGAGGAGTGGTGCAAATACACCGTAGATGAATGGCAAAAGGTTGACGAGGTCTCGCTTGGCGGCAATAACCGCAATCCCCAATGGCCCGCCGAGCCGGTTTTGAGCAGAAATCAACGGCCGGGAGAGCGGGTGGAACAATACAAAATCATTTTCAATACCGAACAGGGACAATACACCTACACCACCAGCAGCGAAACCGAGTTCCAACGGTACGATCTCGGCAGCCGGTGGATATTGAAAGTGAATACCTTTAACGCCGTCATGGATACCGAACCGGCGCGTTAG
- a CDS encoding DUF362 domain-containing protein: MGTSKVAVLKTSPQTVLADYHRLMNLAGYQNVIAKDADTALKVNISWHFFFPGSSTTPWQMEGVIRAMQQDGYDPNLIHACHNRTVVIDAHLGERENKQLNVVEAHHLRNIHLYEGEEWIHIQDAVGDLTKEFLCLNNVYRNGFFIPKRFIGENIIHLPTVKTHIFTTTTGAMKNAFGGLLNERRHWTHPVIHETLVDLLMIQKKIHRGVFAVMDGAFAGDGPGPRCMTPYVKNVILASDDQVAIDAIAAKMMGLDPLSIKFIRLAHEMGLGCGDPRDIEIVGDPQAAGENWRFVGPFKKMTFASRMQHKIYWGPLKKPLEWSLKTVLAPWSYIASVVYHDSFWYPLLARKHMDKVLQSEWGRLFRNWEQLTPTESGFPTVGEAGAELKRTGWNAFFRSLGILGTAVKEAPEFAAHQRRTAAKET; encoded by the coding sequence ATGGGCACAAGCAAAGTAGCCGTTCTAAAAACGTCGCCGCAAACCGTGCTGGCCGACTACCACCGGTTGATGAACCTGGCCGGTTACCAAAACGTGATAGCCAAAGACGCCGACACCGCCCTGAAGGTCAACATCTCCTGGCACTTCTTCTTCCCCGGCAGTTCAACCACACCCTGGCAAATGGAAGGCGTTATCCGGGCCATGCAGCAGGATGGCTACGACCCCAACCTGATCCACGCCTGCCACAACCGGACGGTGGTAATTGACGCTCACCTGGGCGAAAGAGAGAACAAACAACTCAATGTGGTTGAAGCCCACCACCTGCGCAACATCCACCTTTACGAAGGCGAAGAATGGATCCACATCCAGGATGCGGTGGGCGATCTGACCAAAGAGTTTTTATGCCTGAACAACGTTTACCGCAACGGTTTTTTCATCCCCAAACGTTTCATCGGCGAAAACATTATCCATTTGCCTACGGTCAAGACCCACATTTTCACCACCACCACCGGCGCCATGAAAAACGCCTTTGGCGGCCTGCTCAACGAACGCCGGCACTGGACCCACCCCGTTATTCACGAAACCCTGGTGGACCTGCTGATGATCCAGAAAAAGATCCATCGCGGCGTATTTGCCGTGATGGACGGCGCCTTTGCCGGCGACGGCCCCGGCCCCCGCTGTATGACGCCTTACGTTAAAAACGTCATCCTGGCCAGCGACGACCAGGTGGCCATTGACGCCATTGCCGCCAAAATGATGGGCCTTGACCCCTTATCAATTAAGTTCATTCGTTTGGCCCACGAGATGGGGCTGGGTTGCGGCGATCCCCGCGACATTGAGATTGTGGGCGACCCGCAGGCGGCCGGGGAGAACTGGCGCTTTGTTGGCCCGTTCAAAAAAATGACCTTTGCCTCGCGCATGCAGCATAAAATTTACTGGGGGCCGCTCAAAAAACCCCTCGAGTGGTCGCTCAAAACCGTGCTGGCCCCCTGGTCTTACATTGCCAGCGTGGTTTATCACGATAGCTTCTGGTATCCCCTGCTGGCCCGGAAGCACATGGATAAAGTTCTCCAAAGCGAATGGGGCCGCCTGTTCCGCAATTGGGAGCAACTCACGCCCACCGAGTCGGGCTTTCCGACGGTAGGCGAGGCAGGCGCGGAATTGAAGCGCACGGGCTGGAACGCCTTTTTCCGCTCTTTGGGGATATTAGGCACCGCCGTTAAAGAAGCGCCGGAGTTTGCCGCCCACCAGCGCCGAACCGCCGCTAAAGAAACATAA
- a CDS encoding Mut7-C ubiquitin/RNAse domain-containing protein, whose translation MTKQAYFRFYAELNDFLPPAKKQRFFSHSFVLRASVKDMIEALGVPHTEIDLILVNGRSVDFSYPVQDGDRISVYPVFESLDITPLVRLRPEPLRETRFVLDVHLGRLAAYLRMFGFDTLYRNDYNDDELARISSSNGRILLTRDRGLLKRSIVTHGYCLRATNPRQQLIEVLRRFDLYRSVKPFQRCLHCNGLLQPVAKANISHRLLPKTRQRYHEFCHCPTCNRVYWKGVHYQRMRQFIDSVLQRNPAETYYTY comes from the coding sequence TTGACAAAACAGGCTTATTTCCGTTTTTACGCCGAATTAAATGACTTCCTGCCCCCGGCCAAAAAACAACGGTTCTTCAGCCATTCCTTTGTGCTCAGGGCCTCGGTTAAAGACATGATCGAGGCGCTGGGCGTGCCGCATACCGAGATTGACCTCATCCTGGTCAACGGCCGCTCTGTTGACTTTTCCTACCCGGTGCAGGATGGCGACCGGATCAGCGTTTATCCCGTTTTCGAGTCGCTGGACATCACCCCCCTGGTACGGCTCCGGCCCGAACCCCTGCGCGAGACCCGCTTTGTGCTTGACGTTCACCTGGGGCGGCTGGCCGCCTACCTGCGTATGTTCGGTTTTGATACGCTGTACCGCAATGATTACAACGACGACGAACTGGCCCGCATTTCCAGCAGCAACGGCCGCATTCTCTTAACCCGCGACCGGGGCCTGCTCAAACGCAGCATTGTTACCCACGGCTACTGCCTGCGGGCCACCAACCCCCGCCAACAATTAATAGAGGTGCTGCGCCGTTTTGACCTGTACCGGTCGGTCAAACCGTTTCAACGCTGCTTGCACTGCAACGGCCTGCTACAGCCGGTGGCCAAAGCAAACATCAGCCACCGCTTACTCCCCAAAACCAGGCAGCGTTATCATGAGTTCTGCCACTGTCCCACCTGCAACCGGGTCTACTGGAAAGGGGTCCACTACCAACGGATGCGGCAGTTTATTGACAGCGTGCTTCAGCGCAACCCTGCCGAAACTTACTACACGTATTGA
- a CDS encoding deoxynucleoside kinase codes for MTKRLILVAGNIGSGKTSLTERLGARLDWQTSFESVADNPYLADFYADMRQWSFHLQVFFLGHRAQQHLDLAHSPKSAIADRSIYEDAYIFARALHHLGNLNERDYQAYRNVFNLIITGLPRPDLLLYLTAPVPVLLNRIHQRGRVIESGITFEYLSLLETFYKEWIDIFDLCPVLTIHTDDLDFVNQTKHLDIVMQRIQDKLAGKEDVVFPSNNNDEAK; via the coding sequence ATGACTAAACGCCTCATTCTGGTGGCCGGCAATATTGGCAGCGGCAAAACTTCCCTCACCGAACGGTTGGGCGCCCGATTGGATTGGCAAACCAGTTTTGAATCCGTGGCCGACAACCCCTACCTGGCCGACTTTTACGCCGATATGCGCCAGTGGTCCTTCCACTTGCAAGTTTTCTTTTTGGGCCACCGGGCGCAGCAGCATCTTGACCTGGCCCACAGCCCCAAATCCGCCATCGCCGACCGCAGCATCTACGAAGACGCCTACATCTTTGCCCGCGCGCTCCATCATCTGGGCAACTTGAATGAGCGGGACTACCAGGCTTATCGGAATGTTTTTAACCTGATCATAACCGGCCTGCCCCGGCCCGACCTGCTGCTTTATCTTACCGCGCCCGTGCCGGTGCTGCTCAACCGCATCCACCAGCGGGGTCGGGTCATTGAAAGCGGCATCACCTTTGAGTATCTATCGCTGCTGGAAACATTTTACAAGGAGTGGATAGATATCTTTGACCTCTGCCCGGTGCTCACCATCCACACCGACGACCTGGATTTTGTCAACCAAACCAAACACCTGGACATTGTTATGCAACGGATTCAGGATAAATTGGCGGGGAAAGAGGATGTTGTTTTTCCGTCAAACAACAATGATGAGGCAAAATGA
- the mltG gene encoding endolytic transglycosylase MltG, producing MVVIRAIVRFIVFVIAIGAIVVILGAGYWAFTQQAEETAASISVGDASMAHSPQNIEEFFLGLYLQTQAETINTPVSNDPSPVPFTVDLGETAFSISNKLIEQDLITDADLFRLFLRYNGLDARLEAGDYILRRNMNFREIAETLQKANFEEVTVSVLPGWRAEQIADMLTQEGIMDGPVFLAFVRQGTGLDHPLLADLPPGASYEGYLFPDTYRIPANGTPEDLIIRMLDNMAGKLPANVLDLAAAQGYSFRDILIIASIVEREAVVPEERPTIASVYLNRLAQGMYLQADPTVQYAMGYQTDTGQWWKTPVTLEEYSQVNSPYNTYLNPGLPPGPIANPAASSIMATLQPEQTDYLFFMGCGGEGAHLFAVTYEEHQINVAACGGGQ from the coding sequence ATGGTTGTCATCAGAGCCATTGTTCGGTTTATTGTTTTTGTGATTGCCATTGGCGCCATTGTGGTTATTTTGGGTGCCGGTTACTGGGCCTTTACCCAGCAGGCCGAGGAAACGGCGGCGTCCATTTCGGTGGGCGATGCCTCGATGGCCCACTCGCCGCAAAATATTGAAGAATTTTTCCTGGGCCTGTACCTGCAAACCCAGGCGGAAACCATCAATACGCCCGTCTCCAACGATCCCTCTCCTGTGCCCTTTACCGTTGACCTGGGCGAAACCGCCTTCTCCATCTCTAACAAATTGATAGAGCAAGACCTTATTACCGACGCCGACCTGTTCCGTCTCTTCTTACGCTACAACGGCCTGGACGCCAGGCTGGAAGCTGGCGACTATATCTTGCGGCGGAACATGAACTTCCGCGAGATTGCGGAAACGCTACAAAAAGCCAACTTTGAAGAAGTGACCGTCTCTGTTCTGCCCGGCTGGCGCGCCGAGCAAATTGCCGACATGCTGACCCAGGAAGGGATCATGGATGGCCCAGTTTTCCTGGCCTTTGTGCGCCAGGGCACCGGCCTTGATCACCCCCTGCTGGCCGACCTGCCGCCCGGGGCCTCCTACGAAGGGTATCTTTTCCCCGATACTTACCGCATCCCGGCCAACGGCACGCCCGAAGATTTGATCATCCGCATGCTCGACAACATGGCCGGCAAACTTCCGGCCAACGTCCTGGACCTGGCTGCGGCGCAGGGTTATTCCTTCCGCGATATTTTGATCATTGCCTCCATTGTTGAACGTGAAGCCGTGGTCCCGGAAGAACGGCCAACCATTGCCAGCGTTTACCTCAATCGCCTGGCCCAGGGCATGTATTTGCAAGCCGACCCCACGGTGCAGTACGCCATGGGGTATCAAACCGACACAGGCCAGTGGTGGAAAACGCCCGTTACCCTGGAAGAGTATTCCCAGGTCAATTCGCCCTACAACACCTACCTGAATCCCGGCCTGCCGCCCGGCCCCATTGCCAACCCTGCCGCCTCTTCCATTATGGCCACGCTCCAGCCCGAACAAACAGATTACCTTTTCTTTATGGGCTGCGGCGGTGAAGGAGCGCACCTGTTTGCCGTGACCTATGAAGAACACCAAATTAACGTTGCCGCCTGTGGCGGGGGGCAGTGA
- a CDS encoding extracellular solute-binding protein has translation MSKKLLIMLFPLLLALACGGGGDSGGILGGESEQQPPENAVEISIIYAPEEELYMVDAIKQFNQAYIDGKNPLTGQALADGERPIFVTGGPGSSGQIAQGIINAIIAPNNENVARPTIFSPSVSHWLALVNFQTGRQIFDLADSPPTALAPVVMAIWESRLKAIQEKSGSDEVGWEELLAVLNSPNGWADYNIPGDRTTVYYGHTDPFISSTALSTLIAEFYASARANSDDPDFRRLTLEQVRDPAVQQGVRDIEELIRHYSSRTTEFKEYIAQGPSYLDFVALEENDLIYINQGKTAYKPPEKLVALYPKEGTFWHEHPFAVPQADWVTDEQREAAKVFTEFIRSEPIQQKVMENGFRPVNPSVTVGYPIAPELGVDPNQPTAILEVPDPEVIAEVQASWQFVKKQADVLLVMDTSGSMSGDKIEQAKQAALAFVNKMPPQNQVGLVRFDSSVNPVVPLASAEGNQAEMTNQINSLYAEGDTSLYDAILQSIEFLRSSRSGEDDRIQAVIILSDGQDTSSQMSLQEVVALIESSREDRNPVIVIPVAYGGDADINALNSIARASATRVQSGNPEDIQQLLELISSYF, from the coding sequence ATGTCTAAAAAGTTATTAATTATGCTGTTCCCACTATTGCTGGCCCTGGCCTGCGGCGGGGGAGGCGACAGCGGCGGCATTTTGGGCGGTGAGAGCGAACAACAGCCGCCGGAAAACGCCGTTGAAATCTCTATCATTTACGCCCCGGAAGAAGAGCTTTACATGGTTGACGCCATTAAGCAGTTCAACCAGGCTTACATTGACGGCAAAAATCCCCTCACCGGCCAGGCCCTGGCCGACGGCGAGCGGCCTATTTTTGTTACGGGCGGCCCCGGCTCGTCGGGCCAAATTGCCCAGGGCATTATCAACGCCATTATTGCGCCCAACAATGAAAACGTGGCCCGGCCCACCATTTTTTCGCCCTCGGTGAGCCACTGGCTGGCCCTGGTCAACTTTCAAACGGGCCGCCAAATTTTTGACCTGGCCGACAGCCCGCCCACGGCGCTGGCCCCGGTGGTAATGGCTATTTGGGAGAGCCGGCTCAAAGCCATTCAAGAAAAAAGCGGCAGCGACGAAGTGGGCTGGGAAGAACTGCTGGCGGTGCTCAATTCGCCCAACGGCTGGGCCGATTACAACATTCCTGGAGACCGCACCACCGTTTACTACGGCCACACCGACCCCTTTATCAGTTCCACTGCCCTCTCTACCCTGATTGCCGAATTTTACGCCAGCGCCCGCGCCAACAGCGACGACCCCGACTTTCGCCGCCTTACCCTGGAACAGGTGCGCGACCCCGCCGTGCAACAAGGTGTCCGCGATATTGAAGAGTTAATCCGTCATTATTCCTCGCGCACCACCGAGTTTAAAGAGTACATTGCCCAGGGGCCAAGTTATCTGGACTTTGTGGCCCTGGAAGAAAACGACCTCATCTACATCAACCAGGGTAAAACCGCTTACAAACCGCCGGAGAAACTGGTGGCCCTTTACCCCAAAGAAGGCACGTTTTGGCACGAGCATCCCTTTGCCGTTCCCCAGGCCGATTGGGTAACGGATGAGCAGCGAGAGGCGGCCAAAGTATTTACCGAATTCATTCGCAGCGAGCCGATCCAGCAGAAAGTGATGGAAAACGGTTTTCGGCCGGTCAACCCCAGCGTGACCGTGGGCTATCCCATTGCCCCGGAATTGGGCGTTGACCCCAACCAACCCACCGCCATTTTGGAAGTGCCCGACCCCGAAGTGATTGCCGAGGTGCAGGCCAGTTGGCAATTTGTCAAAAAGCAGGCCGACGTGCTGCTGGTGATGGATACCTCCGGCTCGATGAGTGGGGACAAAATTGAGCAGGCCAAACAAGCCGCCCTGGCTTTTGTTAACAAAATGCCGCCCCAAAACCAGGTGGGCTTGGTCAGGTTTGACAGCAGTGTCAACCCGGTTGTGCCGCTGGCTTCAGCCGAGGGCAACCAGGCTGAAATGACCAACCAGATCAATAGCCTGTATGCCGAGGGCGACACTTCTCTTTACGACGCCATTCTCCAATCCATCGAATTCCTGAGAAGTTCCCGCAGCGGCGAGGATGACCGGATTCAGGCCGTCATTATATTGAGCGACGGCCAGGACACCAGCAGCCAGATGTCGCTGCAAGAAGTGGTGGCCCTCATCGAATCCAGCCGGGAAGACCGTAACCCGGTCATCGTTATTCCCGTGGCCTATGGCGGCGATGCCGACATCAACGCCCTCAACTCCATTGCCCGGGCCAGCGCCACGCGGGTTCAATCCGGCAACCCGGAGGATATTCAACAACTGTTGGAGTTGATTAGCAGTTACTTCTAA